A genomic region of Oncorhynchus mykiss isolate Arlee chromosome 2, USDA_OmykA_1.1, whole genome shotgun sequence contains the following coding sequences:
- the LOC110489143 gene encoding centrosome-associated protein 350, protein MVMHVLWRAFAWTFKGLLCTCRFFWVSPYYSIKYMPNEPHRTGKDHNHQVKQKTVSAEIPGSHCSSAMQRRLSKAEREIQALKTQITFERATWERKFVETQRKQQDLRYQLISETVARPGSLLQVGSFEDLGDSEVKNRHPYDEKDQDTSSSLSHSNQSRGSETMSSTGDTCQSSLSGRQVSLNSAFGSRPISALSTATSGSSWRSYIGPHRVFVPHSPLDLQTGHRVRVLLPSGRISTGTIRYLGHLDGEPDFHMGVELESLEHGQQDGTHRGQCYFECEAGHGAFVPFTKLLMAWE, encoded by the exons ATGGTGATGCATGTCCTGTGGCGTGCGTTTGCATGGACATTCAAGGGTCTGCTATGTACCTGCAGGTTCTTCTGG GTGAGCCCATACTACTCAATCAAATACATGCCCAATGAACCTCATAGAACAGGAAAGGATCACAACCAtcaagtaaaacaaaaaacag TCTCTGCGGAAATACCAGGAAGTCATTGTAGCAGTGCCATGCAGAGGAGACTGTCCAAAGCTGAGAGGGAGATCCAGGCCCTCAAGACCCAGATTACCTTTGAGAGGGCTACATGGGAGAGGAAGTTTGTGGAAACGCAGAGGAAACAACAGGACCTCCgttatcag CTGATATCTGAGACTGTAGCCAGGCCTGGAAGTCTACTTCAGGTGGGCAGCTTCGAGGACCTTGGCGATTCAGAGGTGAAGAACAGACATCCTTACGATGAAAAGGACCAGGACACCTCAA GCAGCTTGAGCCATTCCAACCAAAGCAGAGGGTCTGAGACGATGTCATCAACAGGCGACACATGCCAAAGCAGCTTGTCTGGCAGACAGGTCTCATTGAACTCAGCATTTGGCTCCAGACCCATTTCTGCTCTGTCTACAGCCACCAG TGGGAGCTCCTGGAGGAGCTACATCGGTCCACACCGGGTCTTTGTGCCTCACTCCCCCCTAGACCTGCAGACGGGACACCGGGTTCGAGTCCTGCTGCCCTCGGGACGGATCAGCACAGGCACGATTCGTTACCTGGGCCACCTGGATGGGGAGCCAGACTTCCATATGGGAGTGGAGCTGGAATCACTTGAACACGGGCAGCAAGACGGCACACACAGGGGACAGTGCTACTTTGAATG CGAGGCTGGCCATGGTGCCTTTGTGCCATTCACCAAGCTGTTGATGGCCTGGGAGTGA